GCTATTACAAAAGGATTCGTAAAGGTTGTCAACGGTGAGATTAGTTTTACTTCAACCAAAGGTGAGGGATCTGAATTTGTTGTTGAAATCCCTTTAAATGTTATTACAGATAGAGATAAAGACCGGAAAGGGTTTTCAAAATATGATGATTTGAAAGATGTGTCAATGCTTTATGTTGATGATGATCCTGTTCAATTGAAAATGATGTCAGAGATAGTCCAGAAGAAAGAAATTAATTGTACAACTGAATCAAATCCGGATAATGTATTAGGTATTATAGATAGTAATAATTTTGATATCATTCTCATAGATATTCAATTAGGAGATAAATCAGGCTTTGATTTGGTGAGAAGTGTCAATGAAAAGCTTAGAGATCAAAATGTCGAAATTCCTGTTTTGGCACTTTCTGCCAGATCTGATATTTCTATATCGATGATTCAAGCTGCCGGTTTTAAAGATTTCATAAGTAAACCTTTCAACTTTAATCAACTTTACGAAAAGATTTCAAAATATATAAACAGTTCTTTTATAAACTCTTCTGAGGATTATAATCTTAAGCTAAATGGTGTAAGTGCATTAATTGAGTTTGTAAAAGATGATATTGATGCATCAAGTGAAATACTAAAATCATTTATCAATGAAACCAAGGAAAGTGAGTTGATTCTGAAGAATGCAATAAAGGATAATGATTTTGTGAGTATCAGCAAAATTTCACATAAAATGCTGCCTCTGTTTCGCATGATAGGACATGAGAAGGTAGTCGGCATTATGGAACAGTTAGAGAGGAATAAACATGTAAGTAAGGAAGATATAAACTACTTAATGAATGCTATAGAATATAGTATTGAAGAGGGAGTTGAACTAAGCAGTCATTTAATTAATAAATGATATGAATCTAAAAAATGTCACAGATAAATACCGAAGATATTTACTTTTTGAGAAAGGATTATCTAAAAACACAATTGAAGCATATATCCGTGATTTAAATAAGTTGTTATTATTTATAGAAGAAGAAAAGTTATCTCTTATTTCAATAAAAACATCCGATCTGGAGGAGTTTCTAGCTGGATTATATGATAATAATCTTTCTCCAAGATCCATGTCAAGGGTTATTTCAGCACTAAAATCATTCTTTAGGTATTTTATGCTGGATAATTACAGAGAAGATAATCCAACAGATTTGCTTGATTCACCTAAAACTGGATTGAAATTGCCAGTTGTATTATCAATTGAAGAAATAGATTCGATTCTTTCTGTGATTGATGTTTCAACCTTGGAGGGTACACGCAACTATGCTATCATTGAAACACTTTACAGTTGCGGACTGAGAGTTTCTGAAATAACTAATCTGCGTTTTTCTGACTTATATTTTGATGAAGGATTTATAAGGGTAGTGGGGAAAGGTGATAAACAGCGACTTGTTCCTATATCTGAAACAGCAATTCAAGAGATAAATAATTGGTTGATATATAGAGGTCAGATCTATATAAAGAAGGGTTATGAAGATATTGTTTTTGTAAGTTCTCGAAGAGGTACTGCATTGTCACGTATAACTGTTTTTTATTTTATTAAACAGTATGCAGAGGCTGCAGGTATCAGGAAAGATGTTAGTCCTCATGTTTTTCGTCACTCCTTTGCAACTCATCTCTTAGAGAGAGGTGCGAATATAAGAGTAATTCAGGAAATGCTTGGACATGAGAAAATAGCAACAACAGAGATTTATACTCATATAGACAGAACTTTTTTAAGGCAGGAAATAATTGAACATCATCCAAGAAACAGAAGATAATAGATGAATAAATCAAAATAAAAAGGAGCATTTAAAGAGAGAAGTACAGAAAAAAAGAAATCCTTAAAACAGCCGGAGCTCCAAGAATATTTCATATATTTGCTAAAGAATTAAAAAAAACATACTGACATGAAATTTATAGCATCAAGCGCTACGATGTTGAATCATCTGCAGGCAATTAGTAGAGTCATTAATTCCAAAAGTACATTACCTATACTGGACTGCTTTAAGCTGGAGTTAAAGGGTAATAAGCTTACATTGACTGCTGCAGATAGTGAAACACGTCTGGAAACATGGATTGAAGTGAATAATGCAGAAGGAGAAGGTAGTCTTGCAATCAATGCTAAAAACCTTCTGGATCCTTTACGAGAGCTTCCTGATCAACCTTTAACATTTGATATAAATGATGAAACTCTGGAGGTCTTTATTTATTACCATAACGGAAAATATAATTTTGTAGGATTAAAAGGTGATGAATATCCTGAACCAAAACCTTTGAAAGAAGAGACTTCTATGAGTCTCACAATAGAAGCAGATATGCTAATGTCTGGAATTAACAGAACTGTTTTTGCAACTGCTGATGATGAACTCCGCCCTGTAATGAACGGAATTTACTTTGATATAACATCTGATAACCTCACATTTGTAGCATCAGATGGACATAAATTAGTTCGAGTTACAACCACCGAAGCAAAGGGTGAAGGTCGATCTTCTTTTATTCTACCTAAGAAACCTGCTAACCTATTAAAGGCTCTTTTACCAAAGGAAACAGGTACAGTGACAATAAACTTTGATGAAAATAATGCATATATCACAATGAGTGATTATAAAATGATTTGTCGTTTTGTAGAAGGAAGATATCCGAACTATAACTCAGTGATTCCTCAAAATAACAGCAATACTGTTACATTAGACAGATTAACTCTGCTTAATGCACTAAAGAGGGTGTCCGTATTTTCAAATCCATCAATAGGATTGGTTAAATTGCAATTATCAGAAGAGAAAATAGTAATAACTGCACAAGATATTGATTTTCTCACAGCTGCAGAGGAAACAATAGTATGTTCTTACACAGGAAATGTAATGAATATAGGTTTCAAAGCTGCTTTTTTAATAGAAATATTAGATAACATTCCAAGTTCCGATGTTAGAATTGAATTGTCTGATCCATCAAGAGCCGGACTTATTCTCCCTGTAGAACAAGAGACTAATGAAGATATGCTGACTCTTTTAATGCCGATGATGTTAAATGACTAATCAATTTAAAACGTTAAAATGGAATTAAAGCTGAAAAACCCGTTAGTGTTTTTTGATTTAGAAACTACCGGGATCAATATAACACGTGATCGCATTATCGAAATATCTCTGTTAAAAGTTTATCCTAACGGGAAAGAAGAATCGAGAACCAGACGTATTAATCCGGAAATGCCTATCCCGCCTGAATCAACTGCAATTCATGGTATTACAGATGAGGATGTTAAGGACTGTCCTACATTTAAACAAATTGCTAAATCACTTTCAGAAATGTTGGAGGGATGTGACATGGCAGGATTTAATTCCAGTCGTTTTGACGTTCCAATGTTAGCAGAAGAATTTCTGAGGGCTGGAGTAGATTTTGATATAAGTAAGCGAAAATTTGTAGATGTTCAAATAATTTTCCACAGAAAAGAGCAACGCACTCTTGAGGCAGCATATTCATTCTATTGTAATAAAAAATTAGAGAATGCACATTCTGCTGAGGCTGATGTAATTGCTACATATGAGGTTCTAAAGTCTCAATTGGATCGATATCCTGATCTTGAGAATAGTGTGGATTCTTTATCAAAAGAATATTCAAGTTTTAATAATAATGTTGACTTGGCAGGTCGTATCGTTTTAAACGAGAGTGGGGTAGAAGTGTTTAACTTTGGGAAACACAAAGGGAAACCTGTCTCTGAAGTGTTAAAAAATGAACCGAGTTACTACTCTTGGATGATGGATGGAGATTTTACGCTTAACACCAAACAGGTACTTACTAAGATCCGTTTGAGAGAGATGAATGGTTAATTATTAATTTTCAATGGCGCGTTTCTTTATAACACTCTCATATAACGGGAAAAACTATGTTGGTTGGCAAATACAACCTAATGGTTTAAGTGTGCAGGAAAAGCTGCAATATGCACTATCTACAATTCTTCGTTCAGAAGTTGAAGTTGTGGGTGCAGGCAGAACAGATGCAGGTGTACATGCCAGTAAAATGATAGCACACTTTGATTGGGTTGGAGATCCTTTCTCATCTGAAGATTTGGTTTTCAAACTAAATAGTTTTCTACCTAAAGATATTGCAATCTTTTCAATAAATGAGGTAAAGCCTGATGCGCATGCACGTTTTAGCGCTATTTCCAGAACATATAAATATTATATAACAACAGAGAAAGATCCTTTTCATCATGAACTTACCTATAGAGTGAATTTTATTCCAGATATTGATAAGATGAATGCTCTTTGTCCATTATTAATACAAACAAAGGACTTTACAAGTTTTAGT
This window of the Lascolabacillus massiliensis genome carries:
- a CDS encoding 3'-5' exonuclease encodes the protein MELKLKNPLVFFDLETTGINITRDRIIEISLLKVYPNGKEESRTRRINPEMPIPPESTAIHGITDEDVKDCPTFKQIAKSLSEMLEGCDMAGFNSSRFDVPMLAEEFLRAGVDFDISKRKFVDVQIIFHRKEQRTLEAAYSFYCNKKLENAHSAEADVIATYEVLKSQLDRYPDLENSVDSLSKEYSSFNNNVDLAGRIVLNESGVEVFNFGKHKGKPVSEVLKNEPSYYSWMMDGDFTLNTKQVLTKIRLREMNG
- the xerD gene encoding site-specific tyrosine recombinase XerD, which encodes MNLKNVTDKYRRYLLFEKGLSKNTIEAYIRDLNKLLLFIEEEKLSLISIKTSDLEEFLAGLYDNNLSPRSMSRVISALKSFFRYFMLDNYREDNPTDLLDSPKTGLKLPVVLSIEEIDSILSVIDVSTLEGTRNYAIIETLYSCGLRVSEITNLRFSDLYFDEGFIRVVGKGDKQRLVPISETAIQEINNWLIYRGQIYIKKGYEDIVFVSSRRGTALSRITVFYFIKQYAEAAGIRKDVSPHVFRHSFATHLLERGANIRVIQEMLGHEKIATTEIYTHIDRTFLRQEIIEHHPRNRR
- the truA gene encoding tRNA pseudouridine(38-40) synthase TruA, whose translation is MARFFITLSYNGKNYVGWQIQPNGLSVQEKLQYALSTILRSEVEVVGAGRTDAGVHASKMIAHFDWVGDPFSSEDLVFKLNSFLPKDIAIFSINEVKPDAHARFSAISRTYKYYITTEKDPFHHELTYRVNFIPDIDKMNALCPLLIQTKDFTSFSKLHTDVKTNICSIEYAVWKRMGNLYVFEIKADRFLRNMVRAIVGTLLEAGRGRLDEKGLIRIINAKNRQVAGDSVPGNALFLDNVQYPDDIWR
- the dnaN gene encoding DNA polymerase III subunit beta — translated: MKFIASSATMLNHLQAISRVINSKSTLPILDCFKLELKGNKLTLTAADSETRLETWIEVNNAEGEGSLAINAKNLLDPLRELPDQPLTFDINDETLEVFIYYHNGKYNFVGLKGDEYPEPKPLKEETSMSLTIEADMLMSGINRTVFATADDELRPVMNGIYFDITSDNLTFVASDGHKLVRVTTTEAKGEGRSSFILPKKPANLLKALLPKETGTVTINFDENNAYITMSDYKMICRFVEGRYPNYNSVIPQNNSNTVTLDRLTLLNALKRVSVFSNPSIGLVKLQLSEEKIVITAQDIDFLTAAEETIVCSYTGNVMNIGFKAAFLIEILDNIPSSDVRIELSDPSRAGLILPVEQETNEDMLTLLMPMMLND